AAGCAAGTCGTGAAGCTGGCGGAACTGATGAAATACAATTTGCGTTCGGTGAGATCGCACTTGTTGAGAGAAGAGTTTCAGCGGTTCTGGGAATACGCTTCGGCAGGTTGGGCTGGGAAGTTTCTCGACGAATGGTGCGCTCGAACGATGCGGTCTCGCCTGGAACCGATGAAGCGGGTCGCTCGCATGCTGCGAAACCATCGCAACCTAATTCTCAACTGGTTCCGAGCGCGGGGAGCGATTTCCGCAGGTGTCGTCGAGGGATTCAACAATAAGGCGAAACTGACTACCAAAAAAGCTTATGGTTTTCGCACCTATGAAGCGATCGAAATCGCTTTGTACCATCAACTTGGAAAGCTGCCAGAACCAGAATTCACCCACAGATTCTGGTGAGGAGGCAGATTTTTTTCATATCGTATAAAATAAATATTGCGAACTTTTTTATACCTGTATAACTTCTAAATGACTCAGCGGAAGTCACCACACGTTGAGCTCATTTCGAATGCCAACAAGACATCAATATCTGCGATGCCCCAACCACGACACACGGCCCAACACTTAGACAGAGCAATAGCGGCACAATCACGAAGACAACATCGATCCGTCTGCTGAATTCAGGGGAATAGGCACCTTAACGGTCCCGATGCGATGGCGACTATTGAAACGGTACGGCGTCAGTCCCGTCGGCAACCGTTCGCTGCCCGAAGAGAGGGGGACAGGCGCAACTTTCCGGCTCATTGGATTCCGCGGTGCATCGACCAGGGAAATCCATCCCTTTACTGCGGGAACATGAGCCAGTCGCCGACCTGTGAACGGTTGTGTCCCTTCGTTTCAGCAGACGGAGAAGAAATAGACGGCGAACAAGAGGTGGACGGGATTTTCGCCCGAGCGAAACACCATCCGAACTTCGGCATACTGTTCAACCTAATACATCTGTGATCGTAGGTGAAATCTCTTCAGACTGAGATCACATTTCGGTTTTGAATTGATGTGCCGTCGGCAAAAGCACATCAAATTGAGTTATTCATCACGGACCGCCACAGCGGAGCGTTCGGCCGCTCAACGGACGTGTGGGACATCCCGCATCGCTTCGAAACGTGAACAGCCTGCTGCTGTCATTAGCGACAGAGATCTGTCCTGGTGACTTCGCTGCGCGATCAGACCTTCGATTCTGCGTGGGCATGCATCGACACCACGACGTTTATTTTATGCAATCAGCAACCTGCATGACACTACTACCTATTACATCACGCGCACATTGAAACACGCAATATACACAAATATAACGAGCACAATAGAAAGCAAAAAGAAAGGAGCAATTGAGCCTTACTTTCGCGAGATTCGTTTCACACTCTTCAGACCAATCTTGTTCATTTGTCAATTTTTGACCGTTTGATCACTTTTCCTATTTTAGAGAGAACGTTTTCATGAGTCCTACCATGTCAAAATCAATTCATCGCGGCTTCACTTTGATCGAGCTTCTCGTGGTGATTGCCATCATTGCTGTTCTCATCGCGTTGCTGCTTCCGGCAGTACAGCAGGCGCGCGAAGCGGCGCGTCGTTCGCAGTGCGCGAACAACCTCAAACAAATTGGCCTGGCACTGCACAACTACCATGATGCTATGTCGATCTTCCCCTACGGTTCGGCCCACAATGCCATGGCATTCACGCAAGCCGGACAGACGGTCAACAACCACTCCGGCTGGCCATTGCTCTTGCCGTATTTGGACCAGACTCCGCTGTACAATAAGTTTGACTTTACTGCGGCGACGCGTAATAGCCTTTTCAGTGGCTGGGACAGTAGCAGTCAAGGAACCTTGGCTGGAACGACGACTGCACAGAATGCCAACATGGCCTTGTCCACTGTCCGCCTGTCGGTCTTGAGTTGCCCGAGCGATGCCGGCGCCGAGCTGTATACGTCCGCGACCTCGTACTACGGTTGCGGAGTGGCCGATAGTCAGTTGATCAATTATGGCTTCAGCGACACCGATGGCGGTCCCTGGGGATTGTGGGATAACGAAGGTCGAACGACGCGTGGCCTGTTCGGACAAAACTCACACTCCAAGATTCGCGACGTCGCGGACGGGACGAGTAACACCGCCGCGATCGTCGAGACCACACGCGAAGTGTGGGACGGCAACGGAAACGTCTGGGCCTGTAGCCAGTATGCCGGAAACGGTGTATTCCTTGGAGACGCACGTGGGATCAACATGCTGGTCTGCTGTGGGTGGGACAACCCAGTCCCCAACTCGCGGCCACGCATTTTGGGCAAGAATGGCGACTTCAACCTGCCGGGAAGTTCCCATGCGGGTGGTTGCTTTTGCCTTCTGGTGGACGGCTCTGTTCGCTTCTTGAACCAGACCATGGACTCGGTGACGCGACGCAACCTCAGCTACATCTCGGACGGAAACGTACTGGGAGAGTTTTAACAGCCTGTAACGATCAAGGGGGCACCGTTCACAGTCTGGCGAGTCGCTCATTTTTCCCGCGGCAAAGGGAAGAACGGCTCTGGTCGATGCACAGTGGATTCCAATGACGGTGGGGAATTGTGCCTGTCCCCCGCTTCGGATTATGAACGGTTGCACCAAAAGGAGACCGCCACACTGGCTTCGCGAATGTCAACGCATGCGCGAAGCACGCGGTCTCATTGTTTCGATGCGACAAGGAGTTCGTCGCGCGCCCGGACTCAGAATCGCGTGCAAGAGTCGCCAGGCCGCATTTTCCTGCGGCGCCTGCAAACACTCGATGCGTGAAAATCGAAGAAACCAACTCCGAATGGCCCGTCAAGTGGCGCCAATGGAGCAGCCAAGGTGAAATATGATGAGAAACGTTTGCAAGATATTTGTCCTGACATCGATGATGATTAGTTCGACATTTGTTGGTTGCGGAAAAAGTGATGGCCGATCCGTCAAACTCGTCCCGGTCCAAGGGACTGTGAAACTCGATGGTAAGCCGGTGGGAGGGGTATCCATCTTTTTCAACCCCTTGCCCAATACGCGTGGGACGGGTGCTTACGCAATCACTCGTGACGATGGATCGTACCAACTGACTCACGCCTCTGCGTCTCAGAAGCCGGGGGTTGAAGAAGGGAACTATGGGGTCACGTTTTCCAAGGTGACTCAACGCGATGGATCGCCAATCCCTCCGGATAAAACGCGAGCGGGCGTGGCGACCGTCGAAAAAATGCCGAAGATTTACACCAAATTCGATGCCACACGAGTCGTGGAAGGGGCGATCGTCAAAGCGGACACTTCGACGCTAAACTTCGAATTGGATTCGAAGAAGAAGCTGAAGACCGGCGGTGCGGGCGCACCGCAATAGTTGCCCCGAGTCGCTGAATGCAGTCGTCAATTCCGCGACTTCGGCGACAGCTTTGCCAGACCGAGTGTGGCCCAGGAGGCTGCCGCACAGTTGATTGGCGACATCAGTTTGGAACTGCCGGGAGACCCATCGGGGGTCGAGCGAGAGATCATCGGCCAACTGCCATCGGGCGTTTGCGTGGCGACCAGGAAATCAATCCCTCGTTTGATTTCTGGCTCGTTCGCCGCGCGTCCCGCGAGAGACAACACATACAGCGTCTGACCCGTGGCGAACGCGTCGCTTTTCGGCTCAGGCACCGTTTGGCTCCATCCGCCGTCGGGACGTTGCAAGGCGAGTAGCTCGTTGATCGTGACCTGCAGTGATTCGCGCGACTTTCCAGCCCGTACGCCCAATAGCAGCCTCAGGGCACGGTCTTGATGGAGGTTTGCTGAAGGGAGTGCGGCGTCGAACCAGGTGGCTGCTTTTGCCAGGGCGACACGGCGTGATTCGGGTGCGTCGGTCCCCGCCTCCGCCGTGAGCGCCATGATGATCCAGGCGGCATCGGTCGTTTGAGACTCATTGATCGGCGGCCGCCTAAGTGTCGCGAAGAATTCCCACGAGCCATCGGGTTGCTGCTTGCTAACAATCTCGTCTGCGATCAACTTCAGACTCTGTTTCTGCCCCTCATCCAATTCAGGCATCGCCTGCGAAGCCACTGCCAGAAATGGAAGCCCCATATTGAGACCCCGCCCCTGAGGACGTGGATCAGGGGTGTCTGCGGGATTCGGAAAGATCCTCGACGACATCAGTTTCTCCCGGCTCCCCAGCAGCGACTCGGTCGTCTCCTTCAGGTATTTTTGATCGATCGCGTACCCCTGCTGTGCCGCCTCACTCAACGCCCAGAGTGGCATGGGGAGATGATGGCAGGCCGCGCACTTCCGCGTCTTTAGCCAGGCCGCGCTTTCCGCCTGCAAGTACCCGATCGCGCGATCAATCGTCTGATGAACCTGCTCCACCGCAGCCGATGGAATTGCAGAAGGAACACCAGTCGGTTCGTCAGCAAAGACGAACACTTTGGACGAAAACCCGAGCAGAAACAGCGCGACAAGGGAAACGCGAGCCATGGCTTGATCCCTGCGAAAGGGGCGGCGACGGACCTCGTCACCAGAATGGAAACGTAGTTGATCCTATCCCGTTTCCGATGAATATTCGACCGCGAAAGCCCCCAGCCGGGATTCGGAGGCATTCCGCAACCGAGATCAGCGCGCGATTCCAGTGAAACGTCAGCGCCCACTTGACATCGCCCTGCATAGTGTATTACAGTCGCAATACACTATGCGAGTCATTTGATTTGATTTCACGAAGGGATGCTCATGAGCTCCCGGTTTTCATTGCAGTTTGAGATTCACCCGTCATCGGGTGTGCCGATCTATCGGCAGTTGATGGACCAGCTGCGCACGCTGATTGCCAGCGGCCGACTCGCGCCGGGAGAGCTGATTCCCAGCGTTCGGCAGATGGCGGAAGAGCTTCAAGTCAACTTGATGACCGTCTCCAAGGCCTACGCCCGACTTGAGGCTGACGGAGTGCTCGAGCGCGACCGCGGGATTGGAATGCGAGTGAAACCACCGCAGTCCGGTGGGACGAAGGCCGAACGATTGGAGCAACTTCGTCCGCTGGCAGAGCAACTGTCGATCCTGGCCTGGCAATTGAAGCTGACCGACGAACAGGTGTTGCAACTCGTCAAACAAGAACTCAAGGATCGCCCCACATGAACGCATTGTCGCGCCCATTGCCGGCCTCACCGCTTGTTGGTTCTGAGGCCGAATTCTCCGGACTGCCGCCCATCGTTTGCGAGGGGCTTCGCAAGCGTTTTGGGCACCATGAAGTCCTGTCCGGCGTCGATCTCACGATCCCTGCCGGTGCCGTCGTGGGATTGGTCGGCACGAACGGTGCCGGCAAATCGACGCTCATCAATTGCCTGTTGGGACTACTCAAACCTACCGGAGGAAACGCGAGAATCTGGGGCGAAGACCCATGGTTCCTAAGTGCACGGGCGAAGTCAAATCTCGGCTATGTGCCACAGACGGTGCAGCTTCAACCCTGGATGCGGGTCGAGCAACTTCTCGACTTCACTGCGGCCTTCTATGAGCATTGGGATCATCGTTGGACGGAGACGTTGCTCACGCGATTGGATCTACCCCGCGAACAGCGAGTTGGTCCGCTTTCGGTCGGTCAGCAGCAGAAACTGGCTCTGGCACTGGCGTTGGGACATCGCCCCTCGCTACTGATTCTCGACGAACCGGTCGCGAGCCTTGATCCCATCGCCCGCAGGGAATTGTTGGCGACGCTGATGGAGCTGGCGCTCGACAATCGACATACCGTGCTGTTTTCCACACACATCACGTCCGACCTCGAACGGATCGCGACGCATGTGGCGGTCCTACGCGAAGGAAAAATCGTTCTCTTCGATGAACTGGACTCCGTCAAAGACCGCGTGAAACGCCTCAGACTTACGGCAAGCTCTCCATTTCCCGAACGATTGATGATTCGTGCTGCGATTCGGACGCAGGTTGACGGCTGTCATGCGCTGGCGACTGTGACCGACCTGAGCGATGACCTGCTGGCCGAGCTACGTCAAAAGTTTAACGCGACGATCTCGGTCGAAGATCTCAATCTGGAAGATATCTTCGTGGAACTTCATCAACGGCCATCGGAACACGTTGGGGGGTTGCGATGACACCACACAGGCAAGCGATTTACGTCATATTGCGAGGTTACGCGACGTCATGGATGACCTGGGCTGTCGTCACGCTGGTGCTCACTGTGGACCTGGTGCTTGTTCATGGTCAAACGATCCACTGGAACGCGGTCGCCCCATTCGAGATCACGGGCGGTCGCTGGAGGCTGAACAACCTGCCGCATGAGCGCGGACAGGTGGATCGCCTGACGCTGAACGTTGGCGAGTTCCATCAGGCGACCAATGGAGCCCCCTCTCGACTCGGCGATCTCGGAAGCCTTCCCAACCTGAAGCATCTCGTCATCGACGGATCGCTGACATTGACGGAACCGCAGCTCATTGATGCGCTAGGACACCTGCGTCTAGAGTCGCTGTCGATTCGCCATCTGGGGGCGATGCAGAAAGGGGGCTGGGCCGCGCTCGAGCATCAACCACTGAAACGCCTGCAGATTCATTCGCTGGATTTACCAGATTGGAACGTCGTCCGCCTGCCGAAAACGATCGAGAGCCTGGATATTTCGTTTTCCTCGATTGTGATGGATCGCGACTCCACTCGTTCGCACCTAGAGATCCTGCGCGGATTGCCGAACCTGACGACGACGACTCTGCAGCTCTTCACAAGCCCCACGTCTGGACTCCGAAACATCGATCGAGACGTTTTGCAAAGCATCCCGACGTTAAGACGCGTCTATGTTGACCCGCAATATGCAGAACAGATTCAGCGCGAACTGCCTCGAGTCGCCGTCCGTCCCACCCGCTATCAATCGAATCGTGTTACAAATGCAACCGGTTTGGTTTTGGTCGGAATGATCGCGCTGTTTTTGATTTTGCATTTCCTTTCGCTCCAGTTCGCCGCGACATCCTCGGTACTCATCCCTCGATTTCACCTCGATCATTTCGGCGTCGCGTTTTCGATCTTCGCCCTGCTCGTGGTGACCCAGTTCCTGGCATTTTGGGGCAGTGGCTTTCACATCTGGGCAGCCATCGCGATGGCGGGCGCGGTGCTGATTCCCGCATATGCAATTACGATGGCGAGTGCCCGGACAATTCGTTTTGCGGGATTCATCAATGCCCCGTCCATGGGAGTGGCCATCGTCTTTTCGATGATGCTCGTCATGCTGACTGTCCTGTCTGACCGAGCCGAAGCAGATTGGATGTTTCAAGGCCAGCGGCCGGATCTAATCGTTGTGCTCGTCGCACTGGAAGTCATATCCGTCGTGGGGTTCTATCGATTCTTTGCGCGGCTCTCGCGAAATTTGACTGAAATGGCGGCGGGGTCCGTTCCCTATGAAATATGGAACGTTGCCGCCTGGCAACGCTGGGTGGCACAAGGCCAATTGAGCCGCCCCGATTCGTGGTTCGTAAGGCTGTCCTCACTCGGCCCGGAATCGCGACTTCGGGCGGCTCTGCGGTGTCCGCGAGAATCGTCGAAATACGCCTCCCGCCTCTGGCGGGCGGGAACGCCAATATCAGTGTTCGGATTTGCTTGCATCGCAACGTTGGTCATGTTGCTGGTCGGCTACGTCATGAATCTTTTCCTGCATGAGCTTTTGCACGGATCGGTGGGGTACATGACTTTCCAACAGGCCCTGTTCATGTTGGTCATGGGACCTTGGATGGCTCTGATGCAGTGGCGGCCGTACTTGTCACGCCATCTGCTGATGTCGCTTGGTCGACGAGAGTGGGTTCAGTTGGTGTTTCTCGAAACCGCGCATGATTTTCTTCCGGTCGTCTTTCTGGGCGGAATCAGCCTCATCGCTTATGCGTCTCAAGCTCCGTCACATTGGTGGTCGGCTTGGCACGTAGCGATGCTCGGACTCCCGATGATTGGACTCGTCTATGCAGTCCTGCTAGTCCTTATCGCCAGTCTCGATACGATACTCTCCGGTCCAGTTTTTTTCGGCGTGATCCTGGCATTCATCGCTTTCGTTGCAATGATTTGTACGGGGGCCTATATCTTCGTCTCCGTGCACGGTGAACCAGCATTCGAGGCTTGGCTCAACTGCCCACCCGTTTGGTGGGGGCCGCTCTGGATTCTTGCGCTGGCAATGATCGGAATCGCTTATCGTCGCTGGCTGTCTTGGGAACTGGGTACGATCGCTCGCTGACTCTATGCCTTGTCTCAATACTGATCACCCACATCAATCGCGGCAGATCAATTAGGGGCGTATCGAGACTTCGTGGCGGCTGTCCGACGTCAAAACTGTATCACGATTAGCAAGACCGGCGCGGCGATGGTCTATCACGGCACAGACAGAAATGTCAGAATATGTTGACTATTCGGTTTTCCGTCGATATCGTCAGGAAGAGTCCTGTACACTTGATTTGATGACGGGGTGTTGTTTGTGGCTGTTCATCGAAGGGTGAATTCGCAAAGGCAATTTTGTCGACAGATTCGCGTCGTGCAGCGGAGTTCCTTCGTTCTTGATGACCTGACTTCATCGCCGTTATCAAAACGTCAGTGAAGACTCGATGTCGTCGTCTCATTTCCCAGATTCGCAGTTCAATCATTCGTGGTTTCCAAGTCTGTAGGAGTTGCTACGCAACATTCCTAAAGGCTCTCGGTAACGCATTTCTCACGTAATGAGTCCATCGGTCGTTGCTTCCAACGTCACGATGATGTCTTTCCATTCACTCGCTCGAGCACGTTACGAGTTATCTGGCTTCCTACGTTCTGGTTCCAGTGCCTTTTTCCGAACTTTTTGTGAGGAGTTTACTGTGTCACAGACGAAACGCAGGCTTGGCTTTACGTTGATTGAATTGTTAGTTGTCATTGCCATCATCGCGGTATTAATTGCCTTGCTCTTACCCGCTGTACAGCAGGCGCGAGAGGCCGCCCGTCGAACGCAGTGCAAGAACAATTTGAAACAGTTCGGGCTGGCCCTTCATAACTATCACGACGTGGCCCTGACATTTCCTGGTGGGACGAATGGATCGGGTTGCCGCTCGTCAAGCACCTGTCCGACGGCCCAAACGGGGCGCAGCCGCATCAGCGCCTTTGTGCCACTGCTGCCTTACTACGACCAAGTGAATCTGTATAACCAGTACTCTGCACAACCCACAGCACCTTGGAGTCAACAGATTGCGACCTTGAAGCCGCATCCTTATTGGAACACCAAGATTGCGATGCTGATGTGCCCATCGGACATCAATCGAGTGCTGGACTCGTCTTCCTCCCTTGTCGGGATGCCAAGCACGAATTACTTGTTCTGCAACGGGGATGGCTCGCGGCTCATGTGCTCGTTTGACGAACTCGTCGATGGTCGTGATTGTACAAATACACGAGGGATGTTCGGCCAGCAGTCGCGTACGCGGATCGGCGATATCACTGACGGTACAAGCAACACGATCGCGATGTCGGAACATGTGACACCATCGGGATCGAATACGCTGGGATGGGTATTGAAAACTTACGGCGAATCCACCAACCCGCCGTCAGTGTGCGCGTCACAGTACAATCGGACGACGAGAACTTATGTCCAAGGAGACATTGAGGGTGACGACGGATTCCAAGGATCGCGATGGCCTGACGGCGGAGCATTATTCACGCGATTCAATACGATGCTTCCTCCGAATAGCGCGTCGTGTATTGAGGCCGACAACGAATGGACGGGCGGTGTGTTGAGCGCATCGAGCCGCCACGCAGGCGGAGTTCAAGTCCTGATGGCGGATGGTGCCGTTCGATTTGTCAGCGAGAACATTCACGCCGGAAATTCCGGAGCAGTGGAAGTCACTTCGGGTGTCAGCCCCTATGGCGTCTGGGGCGCACTGGGAACGAAATCGGGCGGGGAAGTCGTTGGAGAATTCTAAGGCAGTTTTGCCATTCTTCGACCATACGCCATCTTGACGTGCCGCCCGAGCGACACGTCAGGATGGCGATGTCGGCAGACGGTTTTGGAGGGAGCGCACTCCATACGGAATTGCGCTCCTCCGTTTTTCAGGACGACTCTTGAAGGGCATTTCCGATGCAAAATACTCGTCATGTTTGGTGGTGCGGCTTGATGATGTTGGGCTCGGTCGTCTTCATGGGATGCTCGAGCAACGGTGACAAATGGACCAAGGATCGCCCCAAGCTTTTCAAAAGCTCGGGTGTCGTAAAATACAAAAGTGAACCGGTCGAAGGTGCCATTGTCTTGTATCAAAGCGGAGAGCAGACCGCGCGTGGCCTGACAGACGCGGCTGGGAGATTCGTGCTCACAACCTTTGATGAGGGGGATGGGGCCATCGCCGGGACGCATAAGGTCTCGATTCGCAAGACGGTCTACGAGAAAAAGCCGACCAAGTACGATTCTCCTGAAGAGAGATCGGTGGCAAAGTTTCCCAAAGAGATGTTACCAGCCAAGTACGCGAAAGCGGATTCATCGGGCTTGACCGCCGAGATCAAATCCGGCGGAAAGAATCAGGAAACGTTTGAGCTTGATGATTGATTGCGTCTGCTCGCCTAAGTCGATGAAGACTCTGCCCCCGGTGTGACGACAACATCCGTGGCTGCAGAGTCTCGACATCCTTCACGTCGCTCTGGCCCCAGTTGGGCGCCATGTGTTCTCTGGGCGCTTTCGGGTGGTGCGGGAGACACAGAGCCACGGAGACACAGAGAAAAAGTTCAAAGACTGGCGGCCGTCTTGACGAAGCGAAACCATTGCGGCTCAGTAGTACGCAGATTCCAATTGTCCGCCGTTCAGAGGAGTTGGTGCGATCATGACCAAGAGCCCAAGTCCGCGAGTCAACCGCCGCCAGTTTCTGGCGGCCTCGTCTGCCGCAACGATGGCGCTGCCGTATTTCGTGCCGGCCAGGGCCTTTGGTGCCAATGATCGGATTCGCACCGGACACATCGGTGTCGGCGGACGGGGAATGGGACATCTCGATGGATTCATTGAGCAAGTGGTTGCTGTTTGCGATGTTGACAAGTCACATCTTGCTGAAGCCGTCAAGCATTTGAAGAGCAAAGGACGCCAGGTCGACGCCTATAGTGACTATCGTCGATTGCTCGAACGCAAAGACCTTGACGCGGTTGTCATTGCCACGCCAGACCACTGGCATGCCCTGCCGACGATTGATGCCTGCAGCGCCGGAAAAGATGTGTTTGTGGAAAAGCCACTGTCACTCACTGTGGCTGAAGGCCGGAAAATGGTCGAGGCGGCCCGTCGGTACGAGCGAGTCGTCCAGACGGGCTCTCAACAGCGGTCAGATCCCTTGTTCCGCCGAGCCGTCGAATTGATTCGCTCCGGCAGGCTTGGTCGGTTGAAGCAGATCCTTGTGGGTATTCCGCAGGTCAGGTTCCGCGGGACCAAGATCGCCGACTCCGCCCCCCCACCAGAGCTAGACTTCAATTTCTGGCTGGGGCCCGCACCGCTGCGTCCCTACAACGCCAATCAGGTTCACTACAACTTTCGGTATTTCTGGGATTATTCCGGCGGTCAGATGACCAACTGGGGAGCGCATCATATCGACATCGCGCAGTGGGCACTTGATGCGGATCATAGTGGACCCATCGAGATTGAAGGGACAGCGACGTTCGATGGGAAGGGGCTTTACGATGTGACGTCGACTTGCAGGGCGACTCATACCTTCGCAAATGGAGTCCAGTTGACCGTAGGTCAACTGCAGAACGACATCCCGCTGGGGGCAACGTTCATTGGCACGGCTGGGCGGTTGTACGTCGATCGGGGAAAGATAGAAAGCACCCCTGCAGAGTTGATGAAAGAGCCGCTGGCAGCCGACGCCGTTCATCTGGAAGTGAGTAACGACCACACACAGAATTTTCTGGACTGCATCAAATCGCGGAAGGCTCCGATTAGTGATGTCGAAATTGGGCATCGTAGTGCGACGCTTTGTCACCTCGGAAACATCGCCGTTCGTCTCGGCAGAAAGATCCACTGGGACGCTGCCTCGGAGAAGATCTTGGGTGATCCAGAGGCGCTGTCGATGCTGGAGCGTCCCAGTCGCGCGCCTTGGGCGTTGTCGTAGACGACCGCCAATCCATTCGTCGCGATCAAGGCCATTCCTTTTCGTGTGTTACCCACCCGACGCGCGCAGCGGCGACCCGGATTTTCAGGTGGAAATCTCGATCCCACCCGTCGGTGCGTGACATAAGCCTGATCGAGCAGCCCGTTGAAGTAAGTGGGAGAGGCACCTTGGTCGTCGGGACATCGTGGTGTTTCTGATCTGCATGGAGCCAGTCCCCGTTCTGTCAACTGGCTGCGCGCCCGTCACGAAGGCGCGGCCTGCTTCGATTCCGGCGATTGAGGTTGAGCGGGTTGGATCGACAGATCCAGCGTCAAAACATAGACCACCATTCCAATGAGCATCAGGCACACCGCGATCCTGAACTTCCAGTCATGATGTGCTCGCTTCCAATAAGGATGCTTGGGATCATGCCGATCATGAGCGTGGTCCGAATTCGAATGTTCGTGCGCCGGATGATTCATGGGGTTCCTGACTGCGTGATGTGAACGTGTTTTTCGGCGTACGACATTTCAGTCATTGCGGCGAGCCTCAGGTGAGATTAGAAACACATTGAAGTTGGTCTCGAGCAGTTCGGAAATCAAGTATTTCAAAAATTTCGACCGGAGCCATGCGACATCCGCTAAGCTAAAAGTTCTTTCACGACGACGGGACTTTCAACGCCGGTCAGGCGCTGGTCGAGGCCCTGGAACTTGACCGTAAAACGTTCATGATCGATGCCCAGGCAGTGCAAAATGGTCGCATTGAGATCATTGATATGGACCGGTTTGTCGACCACGTTGTAGCTGAAGTCATCAGTCTCACCGTAAACTTGCCCGCCTTTGATGCCGCCACCAGCCATCCACATGCAGAAGTTTCGGGGATGATGATCTCGGCCATAATTGTCCTTGGTGAGCGTTCCCTGTGAGTACACAGTCCGACCGAATTCGCCTCCCCAAACGACCAATGTTCGATCGAGCATTCCCCGCTGCTTGAGATCGGTCAACAAGGCGCCGATCGCCTGGTCAGTGTCTTCACACTGCGATCTGAGGTCGCGCGGAAGGTTGCCGTGCTGGTCCCAACCTCGATGAAGCAGTTGCACCGCGCGGACGCCGCGTTCGACCAATCGTCGGGCGAGCAGGGTGCTGGCGGCGAACGTTCCCGGTTTCGTCACGTCTGGCCCGTAGAGTTCGAGTGTCGCGGCGGATTCATGGCTCAAGTCCGTCAATTCCGGCACGCTGGTCTGCATGCGGTACGCCATTTCGTACTGCGCCATACGCGTCAGCGTTTCAGGATCGCCTAGTTGGTCGAGTGTCCGCTGATTGAGAGCCCCCAGCGTGTCTAACATGGCACGTCGGTTTTGGGCACTGACGCCGGGCGGGTTCTGGACATAGAGCACCGGATCGCCGATATGGCGCAAGGCGACGCCCGTGTATTTGCTCGAAAGAAACCCGCTGGACCACA
This genomic interval from Schlesneria paludicola DSM 18645 contains the following:
- a CDS encoding Gfo/Idh/MocA family protein encodes the protein MTKSPSPRVNRRQFLAASSAATMALPYFVPARAFGANDRIRTGHIGVGGRGMGHLDGFIEQVVAVCDVDKSHLAEAVKHLKSKGRQVDAYSDYRRLLERKDLDAVVIATPDHWHALPTIDACSAGKDVFVEKPLSLTVAEGRKMVEAARRYERVVQTGSQQRSDPLFRRAVELIRSGRLGRLKQILVGIPQVRFRGTKIADSAPPPELDFNFWLGPAPLRPYNANQVHYNFRYFWDYSGGQMTNWGAHHIDIAQWALDADHSGPIEIEGTATFDGKGLYDVTSTCRATHTFANGVQLTVGQLQNDIPLGATFIGTAGRLYVDRGKIESTPAELMKEPLAADAVHLEVSNDHTQNFLDCIKSRKAPISDVEIGHRSATLCHLGNIAVRLGRKIHWDAASEKILGDPEALSMLERPSRAPWALS
- a CDS encoding DUF1501 domain-containing protein, whose product is MNPINDHLWALNRRQFLGNTGIRLGGLGLGLCAASSLNAGDSVNSNRMHAALPGLPHFAPKADSIIYLHMNGGPAQLDMWDYKPKLAEFYDQDLPETIRKGQRITTMTSGQTRLPVAPSMFKFSQHGQCGTWVSELLPHTAKCVDDIALVKSVHTNAINHDPACTFVMTGSEVPGKPSLGSWLSYGLGSESNDLPSFVVLTPTWKSGAAAQALFTRMWSSGFLSSKYTGVALRHIGDPVLYVQNPPGVSAQNRRAMLDTLGALNQRTLDQLGDPETLTRMAQYEMAYRMQTSVPELTDLSHESAATLELYGPDVTKPGTFAASTLLARRLVERGVRAVQLLHRGWDQHGNLPRDLRSQCEDTDQAIGALLTDLKQRGMLDRTLVVWGGEFGRTVYSQGTLTKDNYGRDHHPRNFCMWMAGGGIKGGQVYGETDDFSYNVVDKPVHINDLNATILHCLGIDHERFTVKFQGLDQRLTGVESPVVVKELLA